The proteins below come from a single Neospora caninum Liverpool complete genome, chromosome IX genomic window:
- a CDS encoding srs domain-containing protein codes for MAHVRLAGAAAIEAPPSASRFLRVNGVPLKLSLAFRLGLVFFLLLVSTAGLSGNPCSFVIQAVADEPQASACIEESGGKTTCTCVSTENENPKELQATLSATKPALQLECQTNLQCAPDGLDQQQVCPEGTKDLKDCKRNGGTPTCVSVTTLLTGNAEAVRWEDVNADAHRTKKMTIPKDNLPYTDKKFIVGCLNSGGAQAKCKLTVTIEARESVTENQTVTCAYGKTSNPTHQTITLSPSQNSFTLVCGSEGEALPTKYQNTYCVSQAGTNASAECSGNYTEVIPAYESNWWKEDTSRQSFTLAIPEDGFPEEATNITVGCQKKTSQSSKKKGEPATESPTVCSVDVTIEGVASAASLSGGMGGVVSSVVSFLALLTFSGCVV; via the coding sequence ATGGCGCATGTGCGTTTGGCGGGCGCAGCGGCTATTGAGGCCCCACCGTCGGCatcgcgttttcttcgtgtGAACGGAGTGCCGCTGAAACTGTCACTTGCTTTTCGATTGGGATTAGTTTTTTTCCTGTTGCTCGTGAGCACGGCAGGGCTATCTGGTAATCCGTGCTCCTTTGTGATCCAAGCAGTGGCCGACGAACCGCAGGCCTCAGCGTGTATTGAGGAAAGCGGGGGTAAGACAACGTGTACCTGCGTGTCGACAGAAAATGAAAATCCAAAGGAGCTTCAGGCAACACTGTCGGCGACAAAGCCTGCGCTGCAGTTGGAGTGCCAAACGAATCTACAATGTGCACCAGACGGATTGGACCAGCAACAGGTATGTCCAGAAGGCACGAAAGATTTGAAAGACTGCAAACGTAATGGGGGGACGCCTACATGTGTCAGTGTCACGACCCTACTCACCGGCAACGCCGAGGCAGTCAGATGGGAAGATGTCAATGCCGACGCACACAGAACCAAGAAGATGACTATCCCCAAGGACAATCTCCCCTACACCGACAAAAAGTTCATTGTGGGTTGCCTCAATAGTGGGGGAGCCCAAGCCAAATGCAAGTTGACAGTGACGAttgaggcgagagaaagtgtGACTGAAAACCAGACAGTCACATGTGCCTACGGAAAGACCAGCAATCCAACACACCAAACCATCACGTTAAGCCCCTCTCAAAACAGCTTCACTCTGGTGtgcggaagcgaaggagaagctCTCCCAACGAAATACCAGAACACGTACTGTGTTAGTCAGGCGGGAACGAACGCCTCCGCCGAGTGTAGTGGCAATTACACAGAAGTTATCCCAGCGTATGAAAGCAACTGGTGGAAGGAAGACACAAGCAGGCAATCATTCACTCTGGCGATTCCAGAGGACGGTTTTCCGGAGGAGGCAACGAATATTACGGTTGGCTgccagaaaaagacgagtCAGTCCTCtaagaagaaaggggaaccTGCAACCGAGTCACCGACCGTCTGCAGCGTTGATGTGACGATTGAGGGTGTGGCATCAGCCGCGTCCCTGTCTGGGGGCATGGGTGGTGTGGTCTCTTCGGTTGTTTCCTTTCTGGCGCTGTTGACATTTTCTGGCTGTGTGGTGTGA